In Atopobium sp. oral taxon 416, the genomic stretch GCGCGAGCGATCTTTCTGGGTGCAGGTTCATGTTTGCACCTACGGCCTATAGTGTGCTACCACTTCAAGATACGGATGGCAGTCTGAGCCTTGATCTCAATATCGTGAACGCTGGCTTCCCCGAATCGCCTTATGAGACATCGGAAGCTGCACCATTTAATTCGCAGAGCCAGTCTGCCAGGGATGAAGCATATGAGAAGGCATATGCGGAGACTGCATCGAAGCTTGAAGAACAGGCCTATGCCGATGCGATGAACACAGATATGTATGTGGAGACGGATGAGACAGAGGCGCTATTTCGTTCGAATGCTCAGAGTATCGCAGATGCCTATCTCTGATGGTGTTAGAGACAGAATTGGCCGGAACATGCATTTAGCTTTGGAAATCTCGCTGTTAGACCATAATTGACCTAAGAAGAGCCCAAAAGTGTCCGGGCCTTTGCCTACAATGCATGTCGTCAAACAAAAACATCGAGGATCAAAGGGCCCGGATGGATCCAATGATACTGCAGCAGATCAAAAAGATGGGGATCTCTGAGAAACGCGAGCTCTTAGAGAGACTGAAGGCGCTCATAGCCAAGAAGATGGCAGGCTCGGCACTTGCGGGAGCACCCAAGAGGTGCCCGAGGTGCAAATCGCTCAGCTTCTATTGCAAGGGCCACGACGCGTGTGGCCTTAAGAGATGGAAGTGTTGCTCGTGCGGCAAGACCTTCTTTGTAAAGACAAGATCTGTCCTGGCTATGTCAAAGCCCACGGCCACCACATGGGCCGTATATGCAAAGGGCACGCTTGCAGGCATGACGCTTGAAGAAGCTTACGGAAAGCTGCCATGTGAGCCTTAAGGACATTGTGGTTTTATGCGCATGAGGCTCTTCGAGCTGCTGCAGGCAGCGCTTGGCACCTTCAGGTATGGACCTTCCGTGTCCTGCCAAGAGAACGGCCTCTATCTCGACGAATCGCTTGCAGGCAACAGGGCAAGGCCGGCCACCCAGATGCTGAGGGAGGCGTACACGCACGGCCATGTTGTGCATTGCTGTGGCATATCGAACAAGAAGGTCTGCGTGGAGTGCTGTGCGAATGACTTAAGAGACGAATATACCGTCCTCTGCGGCAGGGGCAGGCCCGAGGACGGGAAGCTGACAGATGCCCTTTCAGGTATCGTCGATAGCTTATGGGTCGCCACTGACGACCATGCAGGATATGCGCGCGTGGCTCCCCTTCGCTTGGGGTCTTCAAGCACACGGCGAGCTTAGCCTCGTCAATGCGATGCAGCGAAGGCTGCGCGAGTTCCTGCTTTTCTTCCATGGGGTCTTCTACGAAGTGGCTGGGGCACTTGTCTTGCCTGCTTTCTGTGGATAGAGCAGGTAAGGCATTCGCAGCGGGAGAAGAAGGATATACTCTCAGGCCAGCTTGCAGAAGGCAGGTATGTCCATACCAGGCGTGCGCTCATAGACATAGAGCAGCCCTTCTGGAGCTATTGGAAGGACAGGGGCGTCAGGTCAATTATGGTCTAACAGCGAGATTACCGAAGAGCCAAAATAAATGGTGGGCCCAGAGGGATTCGAACCCCCAACCCAGGGATTATGAGTCCCCTGCGCTAACCATTGCGCCATGGGCCCTTAACATAAGCAAAAGGCCAGCACTTACAAAAGCACTGGTCTTTAAATTTGCAATGGTGGGCGATGTTGGATTCGAACCAGCGACCCCTTCCGTGTGAAGGAAGTGCTCTACCCCTGAGCCAATCGCCCTCAGTGCGTTAGTTATTCTAGCAGAATACCGCGTCATTAACTACCCGTATTTTTAATCTGTGGTCATTCGGTCAGTGAGGTCTTTTTTGTGTGGGTGCATCCTCAAAGCAAGTGCAACGACTGGCGATGGTAGACCTCCCAGAGACACTTCCAACCCAGGCGCTTGCAGGGTCTTCAGTTGAGTAAATCGTATACCTTCTGCACCTTTCTATCGGCGACATCGTCGAGACTTTTGCCCTTCGGAAATCAGTTCCTGAGAAGCCTGTTGGTGTTCTCATTGGTCTCTCTCCCAGGGATGGTAAAGACGGCAGAAGTACACGGTCGCCCCTAGTGCCTCCTGGAGGCCTTTTGCATCCGAGAACTCCTTGCCCCTGTCGAATGTGACCATATGTACACTCTTACCAAAGAGCGACTTTTGCGTGGCTTCGCTCTCTAAGGCCTTGCCACCAACAAGGTATCCGCTTAGGCAGGCGCTCCACCTGAGTGATAAGGCATACGCCCGCCTGCCAGCCACACTGTCGCCTTCCCACTCTCCAATCCGGCTCCTTAGGGAGGCTTCCTTCGGGCGCTTCGAGATGTCGTGGGTGATGTGTACCTTGCTCCTGCGCTTTTGGCTGCCTTTGCTGTGCCTGCGCTTGCCGTGGTGCCCAAGCAGCCTTGCGGCCTTTCTGCGCCCTGAAAGCTCGCAGTCCAGCAGCCTTGACTCCACGGCGTACTAGATGGTGGTGTCGCTTACGGCAAGGTCCGGGCACTGCATCGCGATGCCGATGCGGCCCGCTATCTCCTCCAGCAACCAGTGCTCGCCAGCATGTGCCCCACGACCAGAAAGTGCCTTTCTAGATCGTTTGTGATCCTGGGGTGCCTGCAGTGCATCCTTCATCGATGCACAGCAGCGACGCCTTGCAGGGCCTTCCCAGCCGTTATGCCTGATCTTGTGGGATATGGTCGACTTGTTGTGGCCGAGCTTCCCTACTATCTGGCTGGCCCCTCATGGCCCTTCTAGCAAACCATGATGTCCTTGCGCTTTGTAATGCTAAGATAGCTGTAGTCGTCCATGGTGCCTCCAATGGTATATGTCTTCGCAAGCATCATCATAGGTCGTGCCTGGATGGTTAGCTCGTATTTCCATGTTGTACTCGAAGTGTGGATTCGCCATGCAATATCTGAGCGCTTTGTCTCTTGCAGTTAAGGGGCACACTGTAGCGCATGAGCCTGATGGGTGATACCCACTTCGGCAGGGTGTGTGCCTGGTGTGCTTAAAGACTGTCCCTGTAAGCGAGCTGTACCTGTGCCTGCAGTCAGGACACTCCCATCTTGGCACTTAGCTTAGCGAAGGTAGCAAAGCCCGTGTGCTTACAGCAGCAACACTCAGCTGTGGCCTTCTTAGGTCGGCAGATCTTGGTATCTTCGACCTTGGCACTGAGGGTGTAGAAGGGACTTTTGCATACCATGGATCCTGACGATCCCACTTTCTCCTTGAAGGCTAGCCGAAGAGGTTGTCACCAAACAAAGCGCTGGGTGGGCTCCAGGGCACAGCTCCCTTTGGTATGGAAAGTTGTATCACCTGGGCTAGCCGGCCGGCCTGCATCAGCCCTCATGTACTTGATGGTTAGATTGAGATGTCCTTTAGCTGTAAGAGTCTACAAACTCAGGAGCCCCTGTCAACCGTGATGGTTTTGAAAGATAGCGTAGCGGTGCTTGCTGCAGTGGTCCTGTAGCTTTCTGAAAAGCCTGTATGGCGCTTGGGCAGCTGTTGTATCCAGGACAGGGATGGATGAGACACTCACGGCTCAGGCACTCAGACAAGGTTAGGTGTGCCTTATCGCCTTTGGTCTTGTGGCTCAAGACCAAATCACTCCCCTTGCGCCTAACCTCAGGCGTGCGCATTGTGTCTTTGGGGGCGCTTTTCAAGCTTGTGGCGAGCTCTTCTTTGTTCTGGTGGACAGGTGACCTGCACTTTTAAGCTTTTCAGGCAGGCTATAGTTGTGGATACCCAGCAAGCTTTGGTCAGTGTAGGTATAAAGTGTCCTTCTACACACCACAATCGTTACAGACAAACTCCCCTGTAGCCCCTGAGCGGTTGCAGCACACCTCAGGTGGCCAGCCACCTTTGAAGAGGTAGCCCTCTACACAGTGTGTGAGCTAAGGCCTCTTCAGGAGATCTGTTCTGTGACAACAGCTCTTGCGTCTTTCCTTACAGATGCCTGAGCTTGTTTGGCTCTGTGGCGCACTGCCTTAGCCGTGGCAGAGCTCGACCCTGCCACGTAGCTGATAAAGCATACAGGCCGACTGAGCTCTTAGGCAGATACTTCTCAGCAAAGCCATCCTTCTCAGGCAGCTCTGTAGTGTGACCCACTCTTCAAATGTAGAGCTTCTGATGCGTCTCAATGGTAGAATGTGGGCAGTCCATCTGCTACCTTAGATAGATCGTTGTCGTGTGGTGACTCGCATACTATCAGACAGGTTCAGCTGGACTTTTCCCCTTAGGTGTTCAAGTTGATAGTACAGTCGGCAGCTTTTCCTTCTCTCGAGTCGTAGCAGTTATCAGTTATAGGAGGTTCCTCTTGAGCAAATCGGTATAGTTCTTACCGATCAGATTTGCCCTTAGAGTTTCGACACGCTTGAGATCCAGACTATCAGTGTAAATTGTAATGTCTGAAATAGTATCGGCATCAATAGAGATAGCAAGCTGCAACGGTTTCCCTTCAAGGGTTATTGAACGCTGTACCTGTGCCTTTTCCCTTTTTCTCACAATCCATGCGCTGCTTCTGATCATCCGCTCAATATCCGCTTCGTCTGGATATTCCACATGCTCCGTCAACTTTGCCTCAGGATAGGATTCTTGAAATGAGTCAATAAGACTCCGTTTTAAGCCTACAATCGTGATCGAAGGATTCACCTCGTTAAGATTCGTGACGCGGCTCCTCACCGACTTAATGCCTTTCCCCACAAACTTGCTGATATCAGGAGTCAGGCACTTTGAAAACTGCAAGAGATCCAGATCCACCATCAGTGTCCCGTGAATGAGAAAGCGCTCCTCATCCTCAAGCCAGGCCATACCCGAAACCTTTTTGCCGTGGACGAGTATATCGTTGCGGCCCTGTACCTCTGCTTCGATGCCCTCACGCCTCAAGGCAGATAGGATGATATCCACCCAAGTATCCAAGCGCTTATTCTTTTGGCTCGCAATAAAGGTGAAGTTGAGGTTGCCCAGGTCGTGGTACACACAACCTCCCCCGGTAAATCTCCTCACTGGTAGGATGTTGTGTTCGTACATATACTTCAGATTAAGCTCGCGGTAAATGTTTTGGTTTCTCCCCATCACCGCACAGGGTTCATTCTGCCAGAGCAGGAAGACCATCTCATCCGGATTAAAATTCTCGTAGTAGCTGTATTCACGGGCGATATTAGCATAGGGATCAGTGGAAGCAAGATCAATGATTTTGGCATCCATTACTGGTGTATCCCTCTGCCGATCAGCGCCAACGCCGCCTCGCGAATTGCCTCAGAGGTCGTGGGATGCGCAAAGATAGTCTGCGTGAGCTGCTCGACCGTCACACCGTTTGTCATCGCCACAGTCACACCGGCAATCAAGCTTGAAGCATCGGGGCCGCAGATAACCGCCCCCAGAAGTGTCCCGTCCTCAGAAGCCAGCAGCTTCACGAATCCCTCGGTCTGATTCATTGTGAGCGCCCTACCATTTGCGCTGAAATCAAATCTCGAGACTTTGTATGGTATACCCTGCTCCTTGAGCGCTTGTTCGGTATATCCGACCGTCGCGATCTCAGGGTTGGTATATACGACAGACGGTACATTAGTATCACTAATAGGATGCTTCTCCACCAGCATATGATCGACCGCCACGCACCCCTGCTGTGAAGCGAGATGGGCAAGCTTGACCTTGGAGGAGACATCGCCGATCGCATAGATGTGAGGTACGTTGGTCTGCTCGTACTCATCGACGAGAATCTCGCCGGTCCGCTTATTGGTCTTGATAGAGGTATGCTCAAGCCCGAGTCCGTTGGTGTTCGCCCTTCTGCCCGTTGACATCAACACCTTATCTGCGATGGTATAGGAGGTTGTGCCGTCCTTTTCGTAGGTGACAATGTACTCGCCCTCAACCGTCTGCTTGATGCTGATAACCTTGCTCGATGTACTCGTCTGAATGTGCTTCTCTTTGCAGATACCCTCAATGAATTTTCCAGCATCCGCGTCGAGCATCGGAAGCAGGCTCTTCTGGAACTCGACGACATGTACCTTCGAGCCAAAGGTGTTGTAGATAAAGGCGAACTCTAAGCCGATGACTCCACCGCCGATAACAACGAGGGAATCTGGCACCTCATGCAGGTCCAAGGCGGCCGTTGAATCGATCACACCCGGCAGATCGCAGCCCTCTACCCGCAACGAGGCGGCCACAGAGCCGGTGGCGATAATGATATTCTTCGCCTTGATGATGGTTGAGCCAACCTGCACTTCCGTATCGCTGAGGAAGTGGGCTGTACCCTGGAGCACTGTTACCTTGTTCTTGTTGAGCAGGTACTCGATGCCGGAAACTAGGGTATCGACAACCTCATCTTTACGCTGCAGGACCTTTTCCATATTGATGGAGGCGTGGAAGTCCCCTTCGATCCCAAAGAGATCCATCTCATTCAGCAATTCAAAGAGGTGGGCAGATTGAACCATCGATTTCGTGGGGATGCAGCCAATGTTCAGACAGGTGCCGCCGAGCTTTTTTCGTTCGGCGATTGCCACATCCATGCCCCGCTTGCTTGCATAGATTGCCGCGACATAGCCGCCAGGACCGGCGCCGATAATGAGAAGATCTTTCTCAAGGTGATGCTGTACTGTGTCAGTGGGAACTGTAGTAAGAATCTCTTTGTTACTTTCACTCTGCTGTTCTGGTTGGATCTTACCCTGTTCGTCGATCACCATCAGCACGTCATTTGCCACCACTTCTCGACCCTCTTCGACCAGGATCTCTGCGATAGTGCCAGCCTCGGTCGCCTTTATTTGATGGTTACCCTTTGCCGTCTCTATTTGGCAGATAACCTGGCCTTGTTCCACATGATCACCGACGCGTACGTCAATTTTGCCGACAATGAGGGGTTTATTGCTGGGAAGCATCGGGGTTTTGATTTCAACCATGTCAGGGTTATCCTCTCAAAAATGGAGCTGCTCTCAAGAACAGCTCCATTCAAAATCGCCTGTTACTCGGCAACAATCTTGGTGAGCTTCAGAGGGACACCATCCTTCAGGCAATCTCCCACCGGGCATCTCGATTCGATAAAGTGAGCGAAATCTTCCAGCTTCTCCTGACTCGCATTCGACTTAAAGTGCATCGAATAGCGGATCTCGGTGTATCCATTGCGGACATCTGAGTCCATATCGCCTTCCAGCTTCACGGAGAAGCCTTGCAAGTTAATGCCATTCGCCTGGGCAAAGGAGAATGCGACAATGGACTGGCAAGAGCCTAACGCGCACAGGAGCGCCTCAACCGGATTCATACCGGTATTGGTCCCACCAAGTTCCTTGGGCTCATCCATCAGGATCTTGAATCCCCGAGTGCCTGACTCAACCTGTAAGCCGGTATTGGTTTTCTTCGCGGTCGCTGTAAACGTCTGTTTCATTGGGTGCTCCTTTCGGCATACTATTGGATAGCTTACTAATTATTAGCTACCTCATTATCTGTGTTATCTACTCTATGCTTGTAAGTATTGAATGTCAAAAAGTGAACGGCCTCGCCATAGGGCGCAGAGTTATATGAATACTGCTTAATTTTTCACTGTTTTCCAAGGTAGCTGGGCTAATCGTGAAAGATTGATACAGAGCATTCCGTGTGACCTCAGCGAGGTATCAGATACCGTTCACCGATCCATAAATGGTATTCAGTCTATATAATTTGAATTTTGAACCAATAGTGAACCAAGCGGTACTCACTAAAAATCAGCGAACTGTTCCCTACCGGCTCCGGGATCCACTCCCTTGAACTACTACGACGCCATTTCCTTTTGTCTGCGTCGATAGCGCTACCCCGTGAAGGTGTATTGAACATAACAATGTTGGCTCAGTCCTAAAACCTGTGTGTGACCCCATCACGCACCAGCCCTGGAAGCCTTCGAGTAGCGCCTGCTGGCAATCGAATATCTTGAGGAAGAAGTATTCGTCGTCGGGGTATTCCTAGCCTGCCCTGCTGAGCGTCTTGATCATCTGGTTGGTGCCTTCCACCCTGCCACTGCTGATATGGCGGCGCGCAGGGGCGACGATCCCTTCCATGTGCCCCTCCACGAAGCGGGCAACCCTGGCGAAGTGCCTGTCTTTCGTGCCGCGGCAGGTGTCCACGATCCTCTCCATGGCAGCGCGCATGTGCTTCTCCTGCCGGTAGCCGTAGGCCCTGGCGAGCATCTCATCTGCGATGTCGCAGGTAGCAAGCAGCTCGTTTTGGGATATGAGGTCCTTGTACCTCTGGCGGCTGCCGCCGCCCCTCCCTTCTGCAGGGCCTCCTGCTTGCCAAAGAGGGCGCTTCCCCTTGAGACGACCTTGCCGGCATGTGCATCCCGGTCCTTCCTCTTCCTGGTGTCCGCACTGGACTTGAGGATGTATGTGGAGTGCTTAAGGGGCACACGCGGCCTCGCTGTCTCCATCGTCCCTGAGCCTTGTCTCTCGTCCTTCCTGACCTTACAGATCACCTTCTCGTTAAAGTTCTTCACGATATGGAAGCAGTCGTAGACGACCGAGAGATGCGGATGGCGCTTAAGGAATGCGCACTCGAAGTCTGCGTTCATGTCGCAGGCTATGGCCTCCACATGCAAACATCCACTCAGCGAGCACGAAGTCGCAGAAGTCGTATACGACCTGCTTCCTCTTGGAATGCATAAGCCACAGCACATGGCCCATCTTAAGGTCTATGACCACGGCGGCGCAGCGGCGGCCATTGTGCAGCTTGAACGTATCTGCGCCCAGATAGCGGGCCTGCCGCTCCGGCTTCCTGAGCTTCAGCTCCTTGCCTTCCCCTTCCGTATAGAGCCCAGAAAGCCTTGCCCGGTCGATGGCCTTGACCACATTCTTGTGGAGCCCTGCCGTGAGCGATGCCGCTTTGAAGGTCTGCCCCAGGGCAAGCAGGTCACACACGAATGCGAGCAGCAACAGTGTGATGCGCTGGCCTGAAGCCCTGAAGAGGACGCCCTCGGTAAGGGTATTCCCGCACTCCCTGCATGCCCATCTTGGCCGCAAGACCTCTATCCTTGCCCTTCCCATCTCGAGCAGGAGGTGCCGAAGCACAATGGGGGCCTTCCCGTTTTTCTCCATCGTCCTTCCGCAGCAGGGTCAGCATGGTGCATCCGACACTGCCGGCCTGCCTGGAACGGACAGGATGCGCACTGGCTTCCTGCATCTCCTGCCCGATGTGCCGAACTCCTCCGTGCGTGCGCTCTCCTTAGGCTTTCCCGTCTGCACGAAGCCATCCAGATGCGAGGGGATCTGGATGAAGCCGGAAGTGGCAATCCTGCCGGCATGGGAAATGACGGACAGCTGGGCTGCCGTGGATGCTACACTTGTCATCGCGTTCCATCCTTGTTCAGAGTCTACATGTTGCGATGCAAGATTCGAGAGGATGGCCGCTTTTCTGTCTGTACAGATGCTATACCGCAGGCATCTGCCCACAGCTTTTAGGATTGAACCAAAATTATCAATAATTCGGTTATTACTGTTGTGTTACAACGCTCTGATGAAAGCATAGAGAAGTTCATAGCTGATAAATAAGCCCCGATAAATGCGGTACAACAACATCAACCGTAGAAGTTCTTTCTTGGGGCTGCAAAAAGGGGAAACAATGAGTCTCACGATCAACATTTACTACACCGGTAGCAACGGCAGTGCCCGCGCCTTCGCAAAGGAGATGGAGCAGTCCGGCATCGCCAACGACATCCGCAATGAGCGGGGCAACGAGAGCTACAACTACTTCCTCTCCATGCGTAACCCTGACACTGTACTTCTGATCGACCAGTGGAAGGATCAGAAGGCTCTCGATGAGCACCATAATTCACCAATGATGGAGAAGATCGCAGAGCTGAGAGATAAGTACGACCTTCACATGCAGGTTAAGCGCTATGTCACAGTCAAGGACAATGAAAGGGATGCTACCTACATCCGCAAGTGATGCTCTGAGTTACTGACACATTTGAGTGTAGTGTCGGTTTTCAGTGCCATTTCCATCGATAATCCTAAGAAAACGATGATTAATGCCCAATGATGTACCAGTGAAGACCGGCCACACGGCCTTTCGCGGCCGGCATGGGGCATTAATCATCGTTTCCCTAAGCTGCCAGGGCCAAGCCCAAAGCCTTCCTGAACTCCATTGGGCTCACGCCTTTAAGCGAGCACTTGTGCCTTGTCGTGTTGTACCTGACGATATAGCGGATCGATGCGCTCCTTTCAAACTCGTCTAAGGTGGTGCCGTCCCACTTGCACTTGCAAAACATCTCTGTCTTGAACACTTCGAAGAAGGCCTTAACCCTTCTGGTTGTGGCAAAGGCAGCCCTTAGGTGGCATCGATGTGGTGATACCCACCTTGGAAAAGATCTATATCCACTCTGGCCAGCAGCAGTGGTGCCTCCTGTCGCTGCTGGGTTGCGAGATGCTTTTCGCTTACCTTTGCTTATCGCGGTGATAG encodes the following:
- a CDS encoding OsmC family protein; translated protein: MKQTFTATAKKTNTGLQVESGTRGFKILMDEPKELGGTNTGMNPVEALLCALGSCQSIVAFSFAQANGINLQGFSVKLEGDMDSDVRNGYTEIRYSMHFKSNASQEKLEDFAHFIESRCPVGDCLKDGVPLKLTKIVAE
- a CDS encoding IS1 family transposase, whose product is MDPMILQQIKKMGISEKRELLERLKALIAKKMAGSALAGAPKRCPRCKSLSFYCKGHDACGLKRWKCCSCGKTFFVKTRSVLAMSKPTATTWAVYAKGTLAGMTLEEAYGKLPCEP
- a CDS encoding lipoate--protein ligase, whose amino-acid sequence is MDAKIIDLASTDPYANIAREYSYYENFNPDEMVFLLWQNEPCAVMGRNQNIYRELNLKYMYEHNILPVRRFTGGGCVYHDLGNLNFTFIASQKNKRLDTWVDIILSALRREGIEAEVQGRNDILVHGKKVSGMAWLEDEERFLIHGTLMVDLDLLQFSKCLTPDISKFVGKGIKSVRSRVTNLNEVNPSITIVGLKRSLIDSFQESYPEAKLTEHVEYPDEADIERMIRSSAWIVRKREKAQVQRSITLEGKPLQLAISIDADTISDITIYTDSLDLKRVETLRANLIGKNYTDLLKRNLL
- a CDS encoding antibiotic biosynthesis monooxygenase family protein: MSLTINIYYTGSNGSARAFAKEMEQSGIANDIRNERGNESYNYFLSMRNPDTVLLIDQWKDQKALDEHHNSPMMEKIAELRDKYDLHMQVKRYVTVKDNERDATYIRK
- a CDS encoding transposase produces the protein MHPQVQCGHQEEEGPGCTCRQGRLKGKRPLWQAGGPAEGRGGGSRQRYKDLISQNELLATCDIADEMLARAYGYRQEKHMRAAMERIVDTCRGTKDRHFARVARFVEGHMEGIVAPARRHISSGRVEGTNQMIKTLSRAG
- a CDS encoding IS3 family transposase, with the translated sequence MFKTEMFCKCKWDGTTLDEFERSASIRYIVRYNTTRHKCSLKGVSPMEFRKALGLALAA
- the lpdA gene encoding dihydrolipoyl dehydrogenase → MVEIKTPMLPSNKPLIVGKIDVRVGDHVEQGQVICQIETAKGNHQIKATEAGTIAEILVEEGREVVANDVLMVIDEQGKIQPEQQSESNKEILTTVPTDTVQHHLEKDLLIIGAGPGGYVAAIYASKRGMDVAIAERKKLGGTCLNIGCIPTKSMVQSAHLFELLNEMDLFGIEGDFHASINMEKVLQRKDEVVDTLVSGIEYLLNKNKVTVLQGTAHFLSDTEVQVGSTIIKAKNIIIATGSVAASLRVEGCDLPGVIDSTAALDLHEVPDSLVVIGGGVIGLEFAFIYNTFGSKVHVVEFQKSLLPMLDADAGKFIEGICKEKHIQTSTSSKVISIKQTVEGEYIVTYEKDGTTSYTIADKVLMSTGRRANTNGLGLEHTSIKTNKRTGEILVDEYEQTNVPHIYAIGDVSSKVKLAHLASQQGCVAVDHMLVEKHPISDTNVPSVVYTNPEIATVGYTEQALKEQGIPYKVSRFDFSANGRALTMNQTEGFVKLLASEDGTLLGAVICGPDASSLIAGVTVAMTNGVTVEQLTQTIFAHPTTSEAIREAALALIGRGIHQ